Proteins from one Sulfurovum sp. TSL1 genomic window:
- the nuoH gene encoding NADH-quinone oxidoreductase subunit NuoH: METTLIENLPEVTALGVIIKAIIILAVISAIAGFGTYIERKVLAFMQRRLGPMHVGPYGLLQIAADGIKLFTKEDIIPQNANKLIFMVAPVITAATAFIALSAVPVFPDFTVPEFIPLLGGTFVPSIASDLNIGVLFVLGMMAAGLYGPLLAGMSQANKWGIIGSARTAIQFLSYEVVTGLSILAPIMLVGSLSFVDFNEAQSGGIGSWLIWQQPVAFVLFLIAGFAETNRTPFDLLEHEAEVVSGYATEYSGMRWGMFFIGEYANMITVAIIASIVFLGGYDAEGAFGWLFIILKVAFFFFLMLWVRASWPHIRPDQLMWLCWKVLMPIAVINILITAVVMMV; encoded by the coding sequence ATGGAAACAACACTCATAGAAAACTTGCCAGAAGTTACTGCATTAGGTGTGATCATTAAAGCCATCATTATTTTGGCAGTGATCTCAGCAATCGCAGGTTTTGGTACATATATAGAAAGAAAAGTGCTTGCATTTATGCAAAGACGTCTTGGGCCGATGCACGTAGGGCCATATGGTTTACTGCAAATTGCGGCAGACGGTATCAAACTCTTTACCAAAGAGGATATTATTCCACAAAATGCGAATAAACTGATCTTTATGGTCGCACCGGTGATTACAGCAGCCACAGCATTTATTGCACTCTCTGCCGTACCTGTTTTCCCAGATTTTACGGTTCCTGAGTTTATTCCTTTGCTTGGTGGTACCTTTGTACCTTCTATCGCATCTGATCTGAACATCGGGGTACTCTTTGTACTTGGTATGATGGCAGCAGGACTTTACGGACCGCTTTTGGCAGGTATGTCACAGGCGAACAAATGGGGTATCATCGGATCAGCCAGAACAGCGATCCAGTTTTTATCTTATGAGGTTGTGACAGGTCTTTCCATCCTGGCACCGATCATGTTGGTCGGTTCATTGTCTTTTGTGGACTTTAATGAGGCACAATCCGGTGGTATAGGTTCATGGCTGATCTGGCAACAACCGGTAGCATTCGTACTGTTCCTTATCGCTGGATTTGCAGAGACGAACAGAACACCGTTTGACCTTCTTGAGCATGAAGCAGAAGTTGTTTCGGGTTATGCAACAGAGTATTCGGGTATGAGATGGGGTATGTTCTTTATCGGTGAGTATGCAAACATGATCACCGTAGCAATTATCGCTTCGATCGTATTCTTAGGTGGATATGATGCAGAGGGTGCATTTGGATGGTTGTTCATTATTCTTAAAGTTGCATTCTTCTTCTTCTTGATGTTATGGGTAAGAGCATCATGGCCGCATATCAGACCGGATCAGTTAATGTGGCTTTGTTGGAAAGTATTAATGCCGATTGCGGTCATCAATATTTTGATCACTGCTGTCGTGATGATGGTATAA
- a CDS encoding NADH-quinone oxidoreductase subunit G yields MSEVQTVDNMVSISIDGIEYKAKEGEYILNAARANDVFIPAICYLTRCSPTLACRICLVEADGKQVYACNAKVKEGMEVTTETPNILEERRAIMEVYDVNHPLQCGVCDKSGECELQNYTLELSVDSQSYMIPDTKRETTNWSSVLHYDPGLCIVCERCTTVCKDMVGDAAITTAKRGGADLDKSYKDTMPKDAYAMWNKLQKSVIAPSNGTDATNCSDCGECIAVCPVGALVSRDFVYQSNAWDLRRIPAVAAHSSDGAQIYYEVKPTSIEDRSEKIYRVTNEWNYVSLDGSARFAYDFENRGVSKDETAFNAALEAFKKADTVRFNAMITNEEAMMLQTLKEKMGLKLYNPEVRAFQKFLGHYAAASGSSLYSTDTDAIMKKSDFVISVGAALRNDSPALKYAFNNVQKLNKGAGLYFHPVGDTLIPTFGKTVETFVHKAGLEEAALYLILDLFADKEKLPAEVKEYIESFKSSETRTVKEQVMKTVKEMVLNEETGEEEEVSKKVKETVEKEITVTINGLVTLLGKDSEKFDDAFDKMMKKKEAFSLMIGEDLYFHEKAENLAKLVALIEATCNMDVVMTPPKSNALGVALICDLDDDCSGYTVGYNENGDFRLSALGDGDLDMPAMNQQEGTLTSMAKRVLPTNAALEYGGYELNDIVKALVGAPELTIDWTEMLPVSKGFKSVAFDDLPNAYTNAGVDNRGYKLDVTVQEVALPTVEKFDESAALEGEIAYRCNPARQFNDFTDKAHEIFEAFALYASPAKAESLGDKVEVVFENGSITLDVVADEKIEGDIVKVPDFKAAKDVYGLFGGSRYQTVTLRKV; encoded by the coding sequence ATGAGTGAAGTACAAACAGTAGATAATATGGTCTCAATTTCGATTGATGGTATAGAGTACAAAGCAAAAGAGGGTGAATATATCCTGAATGCTGCTCGTGCCAATGATGTTTTCATCCCGGCTATATGTTACCTGACAAGATGTTCGCCGACATTGGCATGTCGTATTTGTCTAGTGGAGGCAGACGGTAAACAGGTATATGCATGTAACGCTAAAGTGAAAGAAGGTATGGAGGTCACTACTGAGACACCAAACATTCTTGAAGAACGTAGAGCGATCATGGAAGTTTATGATGTGAACCACCCGCTCCAGTGTGGTGTATGTGATAAGTCCGGTGAATGTGAATTACAGAACTATACGCTTGAACTTTCCGTAGATTCACAATCATATATGATCCCGGATACAAAAAGAGAGACAACAAACTGGTCTTCAGTATTGCACTATGATCCGGGTCTCTGTATCGTATGTGAACGTTGTACGACTGTCTGTAAAGATATGGTAGGTGATGCAGCGATCACTACTGCAAAAAGAGGCGGTGCCGATCTGGACAAAAGCTATAAAGATACGATGCCAAAAGATGCATACGCTATGTGGAATAAACTTCAAAAGTCTGTGATCGCACCGAGTAATGGTACTGATGCTACGAACTGTTCAGACTGTGGTGAGTGTATCGCGGTATGTCCGGTCGGTGCACTCGTAAGCCGTGATTTTGTCTACCAGTCAAATGCCTGGGATTTAAGAAGAATACCTGCGGTTGCAGCACACTCAAGTGATGGTGCACAAATTTACTATGAAGTAAAACCGACATCGATTGAAGACAGATCTGAAAAGATCTACCGTGTAACCAATGAATGGAACTATGTATCACTGGACGGTTCAGCACGTTTTGCCTATGACTTTGAGAACAGAGGTGTAAGCAAAGATGAAACAGCATTCAATGCGGCGCTTGAAGCATTCAAAAAAGCAGACACTGTACGTTTTAACGCTATGATCACGAATGAAGAAGCGATGATGCTTCAGACCTTGAAAGAAAAAATGGGGCTTAAGCTTTATAACCCAGAGGTAAGAGCCTTCCAAAAATTCTTAGGTCACTATGCAGCAGCTTCAGGTAGCTCTTTATACTCTACAGATACAGATGCGATCATGAAGAAGAGCGATTTTGTTATCTCTGTAGGAGCAGCACTTAGAAATGACTCTCCTGCACTTAAATATGCGTTTAACAATGTACAAAAACTCAACAAAGGTGCAGGACTTTATTTCCACCCGGTAGGTGATACACTCATCCCTACATTTGGTAAAACAGTTGAAACATTTGTCCACAAAGCTGGTCTTGAAGAAGCAGCACTCTACCTTATCTTGGACCTCTTTGCAGACAAAGAGAAACTTCCGGCGGAGGTAAAAGAATACATTGAAAGCTTTAAAAGTTCAGAAACCAGAACGGTGAAAGAGCAGGTCATGAAGACTGTCAAAGAGATGGTGTTGAATGAAGAGACCGGTGAAGAGGAAGAAGTGTCTAAAAAAGTCAAAGAGACGGTTGAAAAAGAGATCACTGTGACGATCAACGGTCTTGTGACACTTTTGGGTAAAGATTCTGAGAAGTTTGATGATGCGTTTGACAAAATGATGAAGAAAAAAGAGGCTTTCTCCCTTATGATCGGTGAAGACCTTTACTTCCATGAAAAAGCAGAGAACCTCGCTAAACTGGTAGCATTGATTGAAGCAACATGTAACATGGATGTGGTGATGACCCCACCAAAGTCAAATGCACTGGGTGTTGCGCTGATCTGTGACCTTGATGATGACTGTTCCGGGTATACTGTAGGTTACAATGAAAACGGTGACTTTAGACTCTCTGCACTGGGTGACGGTGACCTGGATATGCCGGCAATGAATCAACAAGAGGGAACATTGACCTCTATGGCTAAAAGAGTACTTCCTACCAATGCTGCTTTAGAGTACGGTGGATATGAATTGAATGACATTGTGAAAGCACTTGTAGGTGCACCAGAGTTAACGATCGACTGGACAGAGATGCTCCCTGTGTCAAAAGGCTTTAAATCTGTAGCCTTCGACGATTTACCAAATGCATATACGAATGCCGGTGTAGATAACCGCGGATATAAACTGGATGTCACAGTGCAAGAGGTAGCACTACCAACCGTTGAGAAGTTTGATGAGAGTGCAGCACTTGAAGGTGAGATCGCATACAGATGTAACCCTGCAAGACAATTTAATGACTTTACAGACAAGGCACATGAGATTTTTGAAGCATTCGCACTCTATGCAAGTCCGGCAAAAGCAGAGAGTTTGGGAGACAAAGTTGAAGTAGTGTTTGAAAATGGAAGCATTACTCTGGATGTAGTGGCTGATGAAAAGATCGAAGGTGACATTGTCAAAGTTCCGGATTTCAAAGCTGCTAAAGATGTATATGGTCTCTTTGGAGGATCAAGATATCAAACAGTCACATTGAGAAAGGTGTAA
- a CDS encoding NADH-ubiquinone oxidoreductase subunit E family protein, producing MKRYDLRHLKDDFYDRMVELIDQGLKVGEVGIFLFEVGDYTSIQKSADVIKATGHDLMNSLKFNEVDWTIVVKKVDEATKQERAAKMEAEKAEAQAEETEEEKAE from the coding sequence ATGAAAAGATACGATTTAAGACATTTAAAAGACGATTTCTATGACAGAATGGTTGAGCTTATTGATCAGGGATTGAAAGTAGGAGAAGTAGGTATTTTCCTTTTTGAAGTAGGGGATTACACTTCTATCCAAAAGTCTGCAGATGTCATAAAGGCTACTGGCCATGACTTGATGAATTCTCTTAAGTTCAATGAAGTGGACTGGACGATCGTCGTCAAAAAAGTAGATGAAGCGACAAAGCAGGAGAGAGCTGCAAAGATGGAGGCTGAAAAAGCTGAAGCCCAAGCAGAAGAGACTGAAGAAGAAAAGGCCGAATAG
- the nuoD gene encoding NADH dehydrogenase (quinone) subunit D, giving the protein MQVANKLTPFFENLNFEREDNTMVINFGPQHPSAHGQLRLVLELDGEQVVKAYPDIGYLHRGIEKMAENMTYNEFLPTTDRLDYIASTSNNYAYALAVEKLLGIEAPRRAQVIRTMLLELNRVISHLFFIATHALDVGAMSVFLYAFREREFAMDLMEDYCGARLTHSAVRIGGVPLDLPAGWLENIAAFCDKVDYEVEHTYEALLTENRIWKMRLEDVGVISAEDALSWGCTGPMLRGSGVKYDIRKEEPYELYSELDFDVPVSERCDSYGRYRLYMEEIRQSTRIIRQLIPMYAETEPQLMAHSPQYISAPKEEIMTQNYALMQHFVLVTQGMRPPKGEVYSPTESPKGELGFYIKSEGEPYAYRLKCRAPSFFHTGLLQEILVGTYIADVVTIIGSTNIVFGEVDR; this is encoded by the coding sequence ATGCAAGTAGCAAATAAATTAACACCATTTTTTGAGAACCTCAATTTTGAGCGTGAAGACAATACTATGGTTATCAACTTTGGTCCTCAGCACCCTTCGGCGCACGGTCAGTTAAGACTTGTACTCGAACTCGACGGTGAACAGGTTGTTAAAGCCTATCCGGATATCGGTTACCTTCACAGAGGTATCGAGAAGATGGCAGAGAACATGACATATAATGAATTCTTGCCAACGACAGACAGACTTGACTATATCGCTTCAACTTCAAACAACTATGCCTATGCATTGGCAGTAGAAAAACTTCTTGGTATCGAGGCACCAAGAAGAGCACAGGTCATTAGAACCATGTTGCTTGAACTCAATCGTGTTATCTCACACCTCTTCTTTATCGCAACACATGCTTTGGATGTCGGTGCGATGTCAGTCTTCCTTTATGCATTCCGTGAACGTGAATTTGCCATGGATCTCATGGAAGACTATTGTGGTGCCAGATTGACACACTCTGCAGTACGTATCGGTGGTGTGCCACTAGATCTGCCTGCAGGCTGGCTTGAAAATATCGCAGCATTCTGTGACAAAGTAGACTATGAAGTAGAACATACCTATGAGGCACTGCTTACAGAAAACCGTATCTGGAAAATGCGTTTGGAAGATGTAGGGGTCATCTCTGCTGAAGATGCACTTTCATGGGGATGTACAGGTCCTATGCTTAGAGGTTCCGGCGTGAAGTACGATATCAGAAAAGAAGAGCCGTATGAACTCTATTCAGAGCTTGACTTTGATGTTCCTGTGAGTGAAAGATGTGACTCTTATGGAAGGTATAGACTCTATATGGAAGAGATCAGACAATCCACAAGGATCATCAGGCAGCTCATTCCTATGTATGCAGAGACAGAGCCACAATTGATGGCACATTCACCACAGTATATCTCAGCACCGAAAGAAGAGATCATGACGCAAAACTATGCATTGATGCAGCATTTTGTACTGGTCACTCAAGGTATGAGACCACCTAAAGGTGAAGTCTATAGCCCGACTGAATCCCCAAAAGGTGAACTTGGTTTCTACATCAAGTCAGAAGGTGAACCATATGCCTACAGATTGAAGTGTAGAGCACCGAGTTTCTTCCATACCGGGTTGCTTCAAGAGATTCTGGTTGGTACATACATTGCAGACGTCGTTACGATTATTGGTTCTACCAACATCGTATTCGGTGAAGTTGACAGATAA
- a CDS encoding NAD(P)-binding domain-containing protein, which produces MIHENGKIVDIAIIGAGPGGMAAAIEAKLAGIENIVVIDKAPHHNDMIHKFYKKGKRVDKDWMGIKFEFTGNVTFEECSKEEYIEQMDKKLTDAGVLDKFEYNHEIMRVEKGKDGLFSIIYGTDGVDEAMETLKARNVILSVGRMGKPNKPKYKFPRELKDVLNFNLSKVQNGEHVMIVGGGDTAGEYAYGLVELEGMEDCVVTLNYRKAEITRMNPINTEMCTKYLDNGKIVNKMGVDVESVEPSASGKIQVNFTDGSTGEYDRAVYALGGTTPKDILVNSGVKTGEWDVPVYNESTFETNVEGLYTIGDVVTDQGSIALAFNHASDAVKNIASKLK; this is translated from the coding sequence ATGATTCATGAAAACGGAAAAATAGTAGACATCGCGATTATCGGTGCAGGGCCTGGCGGTATGGCAGCTGCTATCGAAGCAAAACTGGCTGGTATTGAGAACATTGTTGTCATTGACAAGGCGCCTCACCACAATGATATGATCCACAAGTTTTACAAAAAAGGTAAACGTGTAGATAAAGACTGGATGGGTATCAAATTTGAATTTACTGGTAACGTTACTTTTGAAGAGTGTTCTAAAGAAGAGTACATTGAGCAAATGGATAAAAAACTGACTGATGCTGGCGTACTTGACAAATTTGAGTATAACCATGAGATCATGAGAGTTGAAAAAGGTAAAGATGGTCTTTTCTCAATTATTTATGGTACTGACGGTGTAGATGAAGCGATGGAAACGTTGAAAGCTAGAAACGTTATCCTTTCAGTGGGTCGTATGGGTAAACCAAACAAACCTAAATATAAGTTCCCTAGAGAGCTTAAAGATGTTCTTAACTTCAACCTTTCAAAAGTTCAAAACGGTGAGCACGTCATGATTGTTGGTGGTGGTGACACTGCAGGTGAGTATGCTTATGGTCTAGTAGAGTTGGAAGGTATGGAAGATTGTGTGGTAACACTTAACTACCGAAAAGCAGAGATCACACGTATGAACCCAATCAATACTGAAATGTGTACAAAGTATCTTGACAATGGTAAAATTGTTAACAAAATGGGTGTAGATGTTGAGAGCGTAGAGCCTTCAGCCTCTGGTAAAATCCAAGTAAACTTTACTGATGGTTCGACTGGTGAGTATGACAGGGCTGTCTATGCACTCGGGGGAACGACTCCAAAAGATATCCTTGTAAACTCTGGTGTAAAAACTGGTGAGTGGGATGTACCTGTATACAATGAGTCAACATTTGAGACCAATGTAGAAGGTCTTTACACGATCGGTGACGTTGTAACCGATCAAGGTAGTATTGCACTTGCATTCAACCATGCGAGTGATGCAGTAAAAAATATCGCATCTAAACTAAAATAA